In Candidatus Saccharimonadales bacterium, one DNA window encodes the following:
- a CDS encoding TraM recognition domain-containing protein produces the protein MTGLFIGVFIFVFLGSAAAFIIFSQYKKTLREAKNYERGLKMVPLLIHLPPASDDIEQGGRDERDLTEEVLSQAQVMYNIIASTATKGFKSKLYGQRHLAFEIIARQGLVHYYAIVPAVLVDVVRQAVAAAYPSARLEEVVEHNIFSEAGKMSGTIGGEFTLKKSFVHPIATFQDSKRDASRALLNALSAAGREDGAAIQFMLRPAREGWTRKSIETVEKVTKNKGTKAGFGGLVAPKEIMGALWKPPTSEVKPEDKQLTALEQASIEAIEEKTRYPGYEVLIRAVVSSNTATHSQVLLKNIVAAFSLFDSPSHNGFKFAIAKNIEELVTAYIFRFFPQTVNQNILNSVELATVFHLPSQNSIPTSQVQRQMSKQVDGPTEVMDDGFLLGYNEFRGIKKEIRLSTNDRRRHTYIIGQTGTGKSILLENLAFQDMMDGRGFAFIDPHGDSAEALLGKVPKERVEDVIYFNPGDMTNPIGLNMFEFDHPDQKDFLVQEAINMLYGLYDPGHTGIVGPRLEHIFRNCALLLMADPAGGTFIDIPKLLIDEEFMKSKLKFVTDQTVLDFWTKEFPASQKSNESGEVISWVVSKFGPFISNDAMRNIIGQTKSGFNLRDIMDNKKILLVNLSKGKMGELNSKLLGIIFVMKFQAAAMGRADTLEADRVDFSLYVDEFQNFATESFESILSEARKYRLNLILGNQFMTQLTDKIREAIIGNVGTVISGRIGITDAEILVKKFAPTFDAEDLTKMPNYQSVTSVMINNVPSAPFSMSFIAPMGQPNAQLADALKRLSASKYAKPRAVVEAEIFTRLAPPKAPERPQIPRGIPSSGSGASRPGGIAPKPASGSSFLDEWLTKRQQMKSSAPQKPMAAPASTLTPSTPLDAAEAPLVPNMPLVPSSPQASQPASQQPLPPSLQQPPVSSIVQTPVDPVALNVDAAVEPIDRLHLRGEQTNIDDEISIKIR, from the coding sequence ATGACAGGTTTATTTATCGGTGTCTTCATCTTTGTCTTCTTAGGCTCGGCTGCAGCATTTATCATCTTCTCACAGTATAAAAAAACGCTTCGTGAAGCAAAAAATTACGAACGTGGACTTAAAATGGTTCCTCTGCTTATTCATCTACCACCTGCAAGCGATGATATAGAGCAAGGTGGCCGTGATGAAAGGGACCTCACTGAAGAAGTGCTTTCGCAGGCTCAGGTTATGTATAATATTATCGCTAGTACAGCGACGAAAGGCTTTAAGAGTAAGCTTTACGGCCAACGGCACTTAGCATTTGAAATAATTGCACGACAAGGCTTGGTGCACTACTACGCAATAGTACCGGCAGTTCTTGTAGATGTAGTTCGTCAAGCGGTAGCTGCAGCGTACCCGTCAGCTCGACTTGAAGAGGTTGTTGAACACAATATATTTAGCGAGGCGGGTAAGATGAGTGGAACCATCGGTGGTGAGTTTACCCTTAAAAAAAGTTTCGTTCATCCCATCGCAACTTTCCAAGATTCAAAAAGGGATGCATCGAGAGCACTACTCAACGCCTTGTCGGCTGCCGGGCGTGAAGACGGTGCTGCAATTCAATTTATGCTTCGTCCAGCGCGAGAAGGTTGGACTAGAAAATCAATTGAGACTGTTGAAAAAGTAACAAAAAACAAAGGTACGAAAGCTGGCTTTGGAGGTCTTGTTGCGCCTAAGGAAATTATGGGTGCACTATGGAAGCCGCCTACATCAGAAGTTAAACCAGAAGATAAACAATTAACCGCACTTGAACAGGCCTCAATTGAAGCCATCGAAGAAAAGACACGATATCCCGGCTACGAAGTATTAATACGAGCTGTTGTTTCCTCTAATACTGCAACTCATTCACAGGTTCTATTAAAGAACATTGTCGCAGCATTTTCCCTATTTGACTCACCAAGTCATAACGGATTTAAGTTTGCGATTGCAAAAAATATCGAAGAGCTTGTGACAGCTTATATATTCCGTTTTTTCCCACAGACGGTTAATCAGAATATATTAAATAGCGTCGAGCTTGCAACGGTCTTTCATCTTCCAAGTCAAAACAGCATACCAACTTCGCAGGTTCAGCGTCAAATGTCAAAACAAGTAGACGGCCCGACGGAAGTAATGGATGATGGGTTTTTATTAGGCTACAACGAATTCCGAGGAATTAAAAAAGAAATTAGACTTTCGACCAATGATAGACGGCGGCATACGTACATTATTGGACAAACGGGTACAGGTAAATCTATCCTATTAGAGAATTTGGCTTTTCAGGATATGATGGATGGCCGTGGGTTCGCATTCATCGATCCACATGGAGATTCAGCTGAAGCACTCCTTGGCAAAGTACCAAAAGAGCGTGTTGAGGATGTTATTTATTTTAACCCGGGAGACATGACTAATCCAATAGGTTTAAATATGTTCGAATTTGATCATCCAGATCAAAAAGACTTCCTAGTACAAGAGGCGATTAACATGTTATATGGTTTATATGACCCTGGGCACACAGGCATTGTTGGTCCTCGACTCGAGCATATTTTCCGCAACTGTGCTCTCCTACTTATGGCTGATCCAGCTGGGGGTACTTTTATTGATATTCCAAAGCTGCTTATCGATGAAGAATTTATGAAGAGTAAATTAAAATTCGTTACCGATCAGACAGTGCTTGATTTTTGGACAAAAGAATTTCCAGCTTCACAAAAGTCTAACGAGTCTGGAGAAGTGATTAGTTGGGTTGTGAGTAAATTTGGCCCTTTCATCAGTAACGATGCTATGCGAAATATAATTGGCCAAACAAAGAGTGGTTTTAACCTCCGAGATATCATGGATAACAAGAAGATTCTTCTCGTTAACCTTAGTAAGGGAAAGATGGGTGAGCTTAACTCTAAACTTCTCGGTATTATCTTCGTTATGAAATTCCAGGCTGCAGCAATGGGCCGTGCTGACACGCTTGAAGCAGACCGAGTTGACTTTAGTCTGTATGTAGACGAGTTTCAAAACTTCGCTACAGAAAGCTTTGAGTCAATTTTGTCCGAAGCTCGTAAGTATAGGCTGAACCTTATTCTTGGTAATCAGTTTATGACCCAATTAACGGATAAGATACGAGAGGCGATTATCGGAAACGTCGGTACTGTTATTTCTGGACGCATTGGTATCACTGATGCTGAAATTCTTGTTAAAAAGTTTGCACCAACTTTTGATGCGGAAGATCTAACAAAAATGCCGAATTATCAGTCTGTAACAAGCGTCATGATTAATAATGTTCCGTCCGCACCATTTAGTATGAGTTTTATAGCCCCAATGGGTCAGCCGAATGCTCAGCTTGCGGACGCACTTAAGCGCCTATCGGCTTCTAAATATGCCAAACCTCGTGCTGTAGTAGAGGCGGAAATATTTACTCGTCTTGCACCACCTAAGGCACCTGAAAGGCCACAGATTCCCAGAGGTATTCCGTCCTCTGGTTCTGGGGCTAGTCGCCCAGGTGGTATCGCACCTAAGCCTGCTTCTGGCTCGTCATTTCTGGATGAATGGCTCACGAAGCGTCAGCAAATGAAAAGTAGTGCTCCGCAAAAGCCTATGGCAGCTCCAGCATCTACTTTGACACCCAGCACTCCTCTTGATGCGGCAGAGGCCCCGTTAGTTCCTAATATGCCACTTGTGCCATCTTCGCCTCAAGCCTCACAGCCGGCTTCTCAGCAGCCTCTGCCACCATCTCTTCAGCAACCACCTGTGTCATCAATAGTCCAGACACCAGTCGACCCTGTGGCACTTAACGTAGATGCTGCAGTAGAACCTATAGATCGACTCCATCTTCGTGGGGAACAGACAAATATTGACGATGAAATATCGATTAAAATACGTTAA